Proteins encoded together in one Patescibacteria group bacterium window:
- a CDS encoding peroxiredoxin gives MEEAKQTNETVSMPRIGEKAPSFKAVTTQGEINFPEQYEGSWVILFSHPADFTPVCTSEFMTFASMENKFNETNCKLVGLSVDGLYSHIAWLRTIKEKIEYRGMKDVEVKFPLIEDITMEVATKYGMIQPGESNTKAVRAVFFIDPKGIIRTIIYYPLSLGRNFDELYRVLIALQTADKFSVALPADWRPGDDVIVPTAGSCGVAKERMENKEEMHCYDWFFCTKKLSEEEINKEIKKK, from the coding sequence ATGGAAGAAGCAAAACAAACAAATGAAACTGTATCAATGCCAAGAATCGGTGAAAAAGCACCATCATTTAAGGCGGTAACAACTCAGGGTGAAATCAATTTTCCAGAACAATATGAAGGAAGTTGGGTTATTTTATTTAGTCATCCAGCTGATTTTACTCCAGTTTGTACATCTGAGTTTATGACATTTGCGAGTATGGAGAATAAATTTAATGAAACTAATTGTAAACTAGTAGGATTGTCTGTAGATGGCTTGTATAGTCATATAGCTTGGCTTAGAACAATCAAAGAAAAAATTGAGTATAGAGGCATGAAAGATGTCGAAGTTAAGTTTCCATTAATAGAGGACATTACAATGGAAGTAGCAACAAAATATGGAATGATACAACCAGGAGAAAGCAACACGAAGGCCGTAAGAGCGGTATTTTTTATAGACCCAAAAGGAATCATAAGAACAATAATTTATTACCCATTAAGTTTAGGAAGAAATTTTGATGAACTATATAGAGTTTTAATTGCACTTCAAACCGCTGACAAATTTTCAGTAGCATTACCAGCAGATTGGAGACCGGGCGATGATGTAATTGTTCCAACCGCAGGTTCATGTGGTGTTGCAAAAGAAAGAATGGAAAATAAAGAAGAAATGCATTGTTATGATTGGTTTTTCTGTACAAAAAAACTTAGTGAAGAAGAAATCAATAAAGAGATAAAAAAGAAATAA
- a CDS encoding DUF134 domain-containing protein gives MPRPRLCRKIEFNPNITYFKPQGIPMRELEVVDLTIEEIEAYRLRHINDLEQQEAAKKMHTSTSTYQRILYSAYKKIADALINGKAIKIIKK, from the coding sequence ATGCCAAGACCAAGACTTTGTAGAAAAATAGAATTTAATCCAAATATTACTTATTTTAAACCCCAGGGAATTCCTATGAGGGAACTTGAGGTTGTAGATCTTACTATTGAAGAAATAGAGGCCTACCGTTTACGTCATATAAATGATTTGGAACAACAAGAAGCAGCAAAAAAAATGCATACATCAACAAGTACATATCAGAGAATACTTTATTCAGCTTATAAAAAAATAGCAGATGCACTAATTAATGGAAAAGCAATTAAAATTATAAAAAAATAA
- a CDS encoding SDR family NAD(P)-dependent oxidoreductase, whose protein sequence is MRLENKVAIVTGSGSGIGFAIAEKFISEGARVVFSDINNDNSLVLKFGEKALFIKCDVSKSGEVDDLINKTIEHFGKLDVMVNNAGIGGNSGILDITDESWDKTISINLSGTMFGMRAAAKAMKTKGVGGSIINLSSILGKVGFNGAIAYCASKGGVVQLTHAGALDLASYHIRVNAIAPGFIETNMTKDVLAQKEINNLITSSTPLAYVGKTEDIASAAVYLASDETSYVTGSVIYVDGGWTAK, encoded by the coding sequence ATGAGATTAGAAAATAAGGTCGCTATAGTTACTGGATCGGGTTCAGGTATAGGTTTTGCTATAGCTGAAAAATTTATTAGTGAGGGTGCTAGAGTTGTATTTTCTGATATAAATAATGATAATTCTCTAGTATTAAAATTTGGAGAAAAGGCTTTGTTTATAAAATGTGATGTATCAAAGTCAGGAGAAGTAGATGATTTAATTAACAAGACAATAGAGCATTTTGGAAAGTTAGATGTTATGGTTAACAATGCTGGTATAGGTGGAAATAGTGGAATACTAGATATTACTGATGAAAGTTGGGATAAAACTATTAGTATCAATCTTTCAGGGACAATGTTTGGTATGCGTGCTGCTGCAAAAGCTATGAAGACTAAGGGTGTTGGGGGTTCAATTATAAATTTAAGTTCAATTTTAGGAAAAGTTGGTTTTAATGGGGCTATTGCTTATTGTGCTTCTAAGGGTGGGGTTGTTCAACTTACTCATGCTGGCGCACTTGATTTAGCATCTTATCATATAAGGGTTAACGCTATTGCACCAGGTTTTATTGAAACTAATATGACAAAAGATGTTTTAGCTCAAAAGGAAATTAATAATTTAATAACATCATCAACGCCACTGGCTTATGTAGGCAAAACTGAGGATATTGCTAGCGCTGCTGTTTATTTAGCTTCTGATGAAACAAGTTATGTAACTGGTAGTGTCATTTATGTTGATGGTGGTTGGACAGCTAAATAA
- a CDS encoding DUF5320 domain-containing protein: MPRLNGTGPMGQGPMTGRGMGRCGNGMGLGYGCRNSFGFRRFMSPKNELQALEDDEKMLLEQLEIIKAEKQALKNEK, translated from the coding sequence ATGCCAAGATTAAATGGAACAGGTCCAATGGGACAAGGCCCAATGACTGGTCGCGGAATGGGTCGTTGTGGAAATGGAATGGGATTGGGTTATGGTTGTAGAAATAGTTTCGGATTTAGAAGATTCATGTCTCCAAAAAATGAATTACAGGCATTAGAAGATGATGAAAAAATGCTTTTAGAACAATTAGAAATAATTAAAGCAGAAAAGCAAGCATTAAAAAATGAAAAATAA